The Camelus bactrianus isolate YW-2024 breed Bactrian camel chromosome 12, ASM4877302v1, whole genome shotgun sequence genome includes a window with the following:
- the NEUROD4 gene encoding neurogenic differentiation factor 4 — MAKTYVKPKEMTELVNTASWMDKGLGSQNEMKEEERRPAAYGLLGSLAEEHDSIEEEEEEEEDGEKPKRRGPKKKKMTKARLERFRARRVKANARERTRMHGLNDALDNLRRVMPCYSKTQKLSKIETLRLARNYIWALSEVLETGQTPEGKGFVEMLCKGLSQPTSNLVAGCLQLGSQSVLLEKHEEKSPICDSAISVHNFNYQSPGLPSPPYGHMETHLINLKPPVFKSLGESSFGSHPPDCSTPPYEGPLTPPLSISGNFSLKQDGSPDLDKSYSFMPHYPSASLSSGHVHSTPFQAGAPRYDVPIDMSYDSYPHHGIGAQLNTIFTD, encoded by the coding sequence ATGGCAAAAACTTATGTGAAACCCAAGGAGATGACAGAGTTGGTCAACACAGCATCCTGGATGGACAAGGGTCTGGGGTCTCAGAATgagatgaaggaggaggagagaagaccAGCTGCTTATGGGCTGCTTGGCAGCTTGGCTGAAGAGCATGACAGTattgaggaggaagaagaggaggaagaggatggggaGAAGCCCAAGAGAAGAGgtcccaagaaaaagaaaatgacgaAAGCACGCCTTGAGAGATTCAGGGCTCGAAGAGTCAAGGCTAACGCTAGAGAACGGACCCGGATGCACGGCCTGAACGATGCCCTCGACAACCTGAGGAGGGTCATGCCGTGCTACTCTAAGACCCAAAAGCTCTCCAAGATAGAGACTCTTAGACTGGCCAGGAACTATATTTGGGCTTTGTCTGAGGTCCTGGAAACTGGACAAACACCTGAAGGAAAGGGCTTCGTGGAGATGCTCTGCAAAGGGCTCTCTCAGCCCACAAGCAACCTGGTGGCTGGGTGCCTCCAGCTGGGCTCTCAGTCTGTCCTCCTGGAGAAGCATGAGGAGAAATCTCCTATTTGTGACTCTGCCATCTCTGTCCACAACTTCAACTATCAGTCCCCTGGGCTCCCCAGCCCTCCTTATGGCCACATGGAAACACATCTTATTAATCTCAAACCCCCTGTGTTCAAGAGTTTGGGAGAATCATCCTTTGGAAGCCACCCACCTGACTGCAGTACACCACCTTATGAAGGCCCACTTACTCCACCCCTGAGCATCAGTGGGAACTTCTCCTTGAAGCAAGATGGCTCCCCTGACCTGGATAAATCCTACAGCTTCATGCCACATTACCCTTCTGCAAGTCTAAGCTCAGGGCATGTGCATTCAACCCCCTTTCAGGCTGGTGCCCCCCGCTATGATGTTCCCATAGATATGTCCTATGATTCCTACCCCCACCATGGCATTGGAGCCCAACTCAATACAATCTTCACTGATTAG